The sequence CGGGCCAGTGCCGCGGTGTCGTCGCGCATCGAGCGGATGTTGTAGCTGAGCACGCGGACCACGGCCGAACCGTCCGGCTCGGTGCGGGAGTCGGGCAACGGCGTCAGGACCATGCGGGCCACGATACGACGGACGCCCGCCGCGGCCCCGAAGGGCGCGACGGGCGTCCGGTCAGTCCTGCGGAGCCGGTGGACCGGCTCCCGCGCGGTCGGCCGCTCAGCCCTGGCGGGCCAGGTCGGCCGCGCCCACCAGACCGGCCTTGCCGCCCAGTTGGGCCGCGAGGACCTGGGCGTGCGGGCGCCACTCGCCGCCGATCAGCCAGCGCCGGAACGACTTGCGGATCGGGTCCAGGACGAGTTCGCCCTCGTCCGAGACGCCGCCGCCGACGATGAACGCGGACGGGTCGAAGAGCGAGGCGAGGTCGGCGAGTCCGGCGCCGGCCCAGCGGGCCAGCTCGCGGAACGAGTCGACGGCCACCGGGTCGCCCTGCCGGGCGGCCTCGCTGATGTGCTTGCCCTCGATGCCCTCCACGGTGCCGTCGCCGAGCGCGAGCAGGACGGCGGCGTTCTCCGGGGTGGCGTTGGCGCGCTGCCTGGCGTACCGGACGAGCGCGCGGCCGGAGGCGTACTGCTCCCAGCAGCCCTGGCTGCCGCAGCCGCAGAGCAGGCCGTCCGGGACGACCCGGATGTGGCCGAACTCGGCGGCCACGCCGAAGCGGCCGCGGCGCAGCTTGTTGCCGATGATGATGCCGCCGCCGAGGCCGGTGCCCAGCGTGATGCAGATGACGTCGTCGTGGCCCTGCCCGGCGCCGAAGCGGTATTCGCCCCAGGCCGCGGCGTTGGCGTCGTTCTCGACGACGACCGGCAGGCCGACGCGCTGCTCGACCTTGTCCTTGAGCGGCTCGTGGCGCCAGTTGATGTTGGGCGCGAACAGCACGGTGGCGCGCTTGTCGTCGACGTATCCGGCCGCACCGATGCCGACCGCCTCGACGTCGTGCCCCTCGCTCGCGCCGGCCACGGCCGAGCAGATCGCGTCGACGATGCCTTCGGCCGTCGGCGGGGTCGCCACCTTGAACGTCGAGAGGATCCGGCCCTCTTCGTCGACCACTCCAGCCGCGATCTTCGTGCCGCCGATATCGACGCCGATGGTGAGTCCCATGAATCCCTCAGTTTCGGTCGAGCCCCGCTACGGCCAACCGTACCCGAGGCGGGGGCCGGTCCGTCCGGCCGGTCCACCGGCCGGTACGCCCCGGTCGACGCGTCCGGCCACTCCCTTCGGCCCGGGTCAGTCCAGGTCGATGTGTTCGCTCCCGGAGGGGCCCTCGTCCCTCGGGTCGGACGGGTCCTCGGCCGCCTTCTTCGACGTGCCGGCGGCACTGTCGGCGCCCCCGGCGCCCTCCGTGGACCGGGTCCAGCGGCTCTCCTGGCCCTCGACGGCCGAGCGGTAGGCGGCCAGCAGCTCGTTGCCCGCCGCCGCGAGGTGGTCGAAGAGGTCCGGGTTGCGCTCGATGACGGGCTCGACGGCCGTCTTCGCCTGCCGGATGACCTGCTGCACGGCACCCTGGGCCGCCACGCCGAGCAGCGGCGACTGGAGCGAGGCGACCTTGTCGGCCACGGCGTCGACCAGTCTGCGCAGTTCCTCGGCGGCGGAGCCGGGCGGCGGGCCGTACTCGGCGCGGCGGCGGGCCTTCTCGGCTGCCAGGTCCTCGGCGCAGGCATCGGCCCACGCGTCGCCGTCGACGGGACGATCGGTGGCTTCACTCATGGCGGACTCCTGCGACGCGGATTGTCGGCGACGGGCCGTACGGAACACGTACTACCGACGTTACCCGAACGGTGGTACGCCGTTCAGGAGGTGCGCGGCCAGAGGGCCGGGTCGGGGGTGAACCGGACACGCAGTACGCCGTCGCTGAGTGCCGCTCCCGCGACGGTGCAGCGCCGGAGTCCGGAGTCGAGGCGCAGGATCCGGTGGAACGGGCCGACGGTGAGCAGCAGTTCGTCGCCGCGGCGGACGAGCCGGAGATCGGTCTTGGCGGCTCCGGGCAGCGGCAGGCACCAGACGAGCTCCCGGTCGCCGTCGCTCCCGGCGGGGGCTTCCTCGATCCACCAGGGGTGCTCCGCCCGGCCCGGTGTCCGGTCGTCCGGCCCGGTGAGGCCGAGGGCGTCGAGGTCGTCGAGGCCCCGCGGGTCGCGGCCGAGGTGGGGTGCCTCGCACACGGGGGTGCCGGGGGCCCAGTCGGCGCGCCAGTGGTCCAGGCACTTGTCCTGCTGGGCCGCGAGGTCGGCGAACCAGGGGTCGCAGGAGTGCCGGGGCAGCACCCGGGCGGCCACCAGGGCGTCGGCGCGCAGTCCGTGCAGGGCCAGGCCGGTACGGGCGGCGCGCAGGGCGTCCTCGGCGGCCGGGCCCGGTTCGGCGACCAGCCGGACCGTCGTCGCGCGGTCCTCGATCAGTGCCTGGACCGCGGCCAGCTCGGCGTCCTTGCGGGCGGCCGCCTCGTACAGCCACTGGGCGGGCATCGGGACCCCGGCGAGCTGGGCGAGCATCGGGCGCAGCGCGCGGGCGGCCTGCCGCTCCTGGGGCAGCAGGCGGCGCAGATAGCGGCGCAGCTGCTCCGGCAGGGCGAGGAGGGCGAGCGCCTCGCGCAGGGGTGGCAGGTCGACGACGAGGACGTCGTAGCCGCCCTCGGGTGACGCCCAGTCGCCCTCGGCCGCGCGGCGCAGGGTGTGCAGGAGGGCGAGCGGTGCGCTGCCGGGCAGCTCGGTGAGTTCCTCGCCGTCCAGCCGGTTGGCGCCGAGGAGGTCGAGGACGCCCGAGGCCCGGTCCTGGAGTTCGAGGAGTTCGCCGCGGAAGTGGGCGCCGGAGTCGATGCGGGCGCTGTGCAGGTGGTCGGTGACCTCGGTGGGTTCCGTACCGGTGGGGAAGGAGGGGATGGCGTCGGCGGAGATCAGGAGGGTGCGGCGGCCGCTGCGGGCGGCTGCCAGCGCGGTCGCCGCCGCGACGGTGGTACGGCCTGCGCCGCCGGAGCCGGTGACCAGGACCGTACGCACCGGGTCAGCCCTGCGGGACGGACTCGACGCGCTTCTTCAGACCGGCCAGGGCGCGGTCGATGATGACCTTCTCCGCCTTGCGCTTGATCATGCCCAGGAGCGGGATCTTGACGTCGACCGCGAGCCGGTAGGTGACTTCGGTGCGGTCGCCGCCGCCGATGGGCGCCAGGGCGTACGTACCGTCCAGGGCCCGCAGCATCTGGGACTTCACCAGGCTCCAGCTGACCTCGTTCTCGCCGGTCCAGGTGTAGGCGAGGACATGGTCGTCCTTGATCGCTCCGGCGTCCAGGACCAGCCGGACCCGCTCGGCGCGGCCGCGGTCGTCGGTGGCCAGCACCTCGGCCTCCTTCACCTCGCCGGTCCACTCCGGGTAGCGGGCGAAGTCGGCGATCACACCCATGACGTCGGCCGGTGCCGCCTCGATCGTGATGCTCGAGCTGGTGTGTTCAGCCATCGCCGTGGCCCTCCAGTGCGGTGTACCGGTCGCGTTCGGCAGGAGCCTGCCGGTTGCAGGCTATCGCGTGCCCGCCCCCGCCCCGTCCACGCCCCGGGCCGCCGGGTTCACCAGGTGAGGGCCCAGGGCTTCCCGGTCGAGGCGAAGTGCCCGACGTTGACGCATTCGGTGACGCCGATCCGCATCCGGCGCACCAGGGGCTGGTGAACATGGCCGAAGAGCGCGTACCGGGGGCGGGTCCTGCGGATGGCGTCCAGGAGGGCCGGGCTGCCGCGTTCGAAGCGGCGCGCGACGGTGTCGTACGTCAGCTCCGGCACCTCGGGCGGGATGTGCGAGCAGAGCACGTCGACCGGGCCGAGCGCCTCGACCTTGGCGGCGTACTCCTCGTCACTGATCTCGTACGGGGTGTTCATCGGGGTCTTCAGCCCACCGCCGACGAAGCCGAAGACCCGGCCGCCGATCTCGACGCGCTCGCCGTCCAGGACGGTGGTGCCCGGGCCCGCGTACTCGGGCCAGAGGGAGGGGATGTCGACGTTGCCGTAGGTGGCGTACGTCGGGGTGGGGAAGGCCGCGAACAGGGCGGCGTACTGCTTGCGCACAGCACCGAGGATCGCGGTGTTGCGGTCCCGGCCGGCCCAGAGCTCGCGGCCGAACTCGCGGGCCTCCTCGAAGCGCCGTGCGGTGCGCAGCTCGACGATGCGGTCCGCGTTCTCCTTCCCGAAGAGGTCGGGGAAGATGCCGCGCGAATGGTCGGCGTAGTCGAGGAAGAGGACCAGGTCACCCAGGCAGACCAGGGCGTCGGCGCCGTCTCCGGCGCGGGCCAGCGCTTCGGTGTTGCCGTGCACATCACTCACCACGTGCACGCGCGTGGTGCGCCGCGCGCTGGTGCCCCGACCGTCCGGTTCGCTGCCTCGCATGCGAGCCACCCTAGGCCGCCCCCGGAGCCCTGGGTAGGGGCTGCCGGACCTGCGGTTACTTCCGAGTCGTGACACGGGTGGACTACTCTGCGCGAAAGGACCACCCATGTGTGTGATGCATAAGACATCTGGCCGGAACCCCCTATCGGGAACCACGTACCGATGGGTAACGTCCGGGCAGTCCAGTCGTGCTCACCCCACGGAGCACCGCCAGTCTTGGACCGCAACCGGTGCGTCGCACGGAGCCGTGGCACCGGAGCCCGATGAGGAGCAGCAGTCTTGCGCGAGTTCAGCCTTCCGGCCCTGTACGAGGTCCCTACGGACGGCAACCTGACGGATCTCATCCGCCGCAATGCCGCTCAGCATCCGGATGTCGCGGTGATG is a genomic window of Streptomyces sp. NBC_01237 containing:
- a CDS encoding ArsA family ATPase, which encodes MRTVLVTGSGGAGRTTVAAATALAAARSGRRTLLISADAIPSFPTGTEPTEVTDHLHSARIDSGAHFRGELLELQDRASGVLDLLGANRLDGEELTELPGSAPLALLHTLRRAAEGDWASPEGGYDVLVVDLPPLREALALLALPEQLRRYLRRLLPQERQAARALRPMLAQLAGVPMPAQWLYEAAARKDAELAAVQALIEDRATTVRLVAEPGPAAEDALRAARTGLALHGLRADALVAARVLPRHSCDPWFADLAAQQDKCLDHWRADWAPGTPVCEAPHLGRDPRGLDDLDALGLTGPDDRTPGRAEHPWWIEEAPAGSDGDRELVWCLPLPGAAKTDLRLVRRGDELLLTVGPFHRILRLDSGLRRCTVAGAALSDGVLRVRFTPDPALWPRTS
- a CDS encoding metallophosphoesterase family protein, whose product is MRGSEPDGRGTSARRTTRVHVVSDVHGNTEALARAGDGADALVCLGDLVLFLDYADHSRGIFPDLFGKENADRIVELRTARRFEEAREFGRELWAGRDRNTAILGAVRKQYAALFAAFPTPTYATYGNVDIPSLWPEYAGPGTTVLDGERVEIGGRVFGFVGGGLKTPMNTPYEISDEEYAAKVEALGPVDVLCSHIPPEVPELTYDTVARRFERGSPALLDAIRRTRPRYALFGHVHQPLVRRMRIGVTECVNVGHFASTGKPWALTW
- a CDS encoding SRPBCC family protein, translated to MAEHTSSSITIEAAPADVMGVIADFARYPEWTGEVKEAEVLATDDRGRAERVRLVLDAGAIKDDHVLAYTWTGENEVSWSLVKSQMLRALDGTYALAPIGGGDRTEVTYRLAVDVKIPLLGMIKRKAEKVIIDRALAGLKKRVESVPQG
- a CDS encoding DUF5304 domain-containing protein codes for the protein MSEATDRPVDGDAWADACAEDLAAEKARRRAEYGPPPGSAAEELRRLVDAVADKVASLQSPLLGVAAQGAVQQVIRQAKTAVEPVIERNPDLFDHLAAAGNELLAAYRSAVEGQESRWTRSTEGAGGADSAAGTSKKAAEDPSDPRDEGPSGSEHIDLD
- a CDS encoding ROK family glucokinase, producing MGLTIGVDIGGTKIAAGVVDEEGRILSTFKVATPPTAEGIVDAICSAVAGASEGHDVEAVGIGAAGYVDDKRATVLFAPNINWRHEPLKDKVEQRVGLPVVVENDANAAAWGEYRFGAGQGHDDVICITLGTGLGGGIIIGNKLRRGRFGVAAEFGHIRVVPDGLLCGCGSQGCWEQYASGRALVRYARQRANATPENAAVLLALGDGTVEGIEGKHISEAARQGDPVAVDSFRELARWAGAGLADLASLFDPSAFIVGGGVSDEGELVLDPIRKSFRRWLIGGEWRPHAQVLAAQLGGKAGLVGAADLARQG